In the genome of Salinirussus salinus, one region contains:
- a CDS encoding isocitrate lyase/PEP mutase family protein — protein MTQDDSGTDEVASRVKSTDPYIRDVDNEAAREFRDMLNNQDYVFAPGTYDALDARLAEMADLDAVYMSGYSTVLGQFAFPDLEMVDMREMVENAKRQVEATNLPVIADCDTGYGGVHNVRRAVREYEKAGVAAVHIEDQTTPKRCGHIAGKKIVSRDEAEARFRAAVDAKQDEDTVIIARTDAYGSANGDWEEHLERGRLYADAGVDLVWPEMPDPSREDAIEYAETLHETHPDVKLAFNYSSSFAWSEEEDPLTFQELGDMGYKYIFITLYALHSGAHAIYEDFTNIAENDEQAQFDLEDRYLGHPTESHHELSFVPRFQEIEAKFDPEAQARQEESAGFTEEGDSVLTSETDDD, from the coding sequence ATGACACAGGACGATTCCGGAACCGACGAAGTTGCGAGCCGAGTCAAGAGCACGGACCCCTACATCCGCGACGTGGACAACGAAGCGGCACGGGAGTTCCGGGACATGCTGAACAACCAGGACTACGTCTTCGCGCCGGGCACCTACGACGCGCTGGACGCCCGGCTGGCCGAGATGGCCGACCTCGACGCCGTCTACATGTCCGGCTACTCGACGGTGCTGGGCCAGTTCGCCTTCCCGGACCTGGAGATGGTCGACATGCGCGAGATGGTCGAGAACGCAAAGCGCCAGGTCGAGGCGACGAACCTGCCGGTCATCGCCGACTGTGACACCGGCTACGGCGGCGTCCACAACGTCCGCCGCGCGGTGCGGGAGTACGAGAAGGCCGGCGTCGCCGCGGTCCACATCGAGGACCAGACCACGCCCAAGCGATGCGGTCACATCGCCGGCAAGAAGATCGTCTCCCGCGACGAGGCCGAGGCCCGCTTCCGTGCGGCCGTCGACGCCAAGCAGGACGAGGACACGGTCATCATCGCCCGGACCGACGCCTACGGCTCCGCGAACGGCGACTGGGAGGAACACCTCGAGCGCGGCCGGCTCTACGCCGACGCCGGCGTCGACCTGGTCTGGCCCGAGATGCCCGACCCCTCCCGCGAGGACGCCATCGAGTACGCCGAGACGCTGCACGAGACCCACCCCGACGTGAAGCTGGCCTTCAACTACTCCTCCAGTTTCGCCTGGAGCGAGGAGGAGGACCCGCTCACGTTCCAGGAGCTCGGCGACATGGGCTACAAGTACATCTTCATCACGCTGTACGCCCTGCACTCCGGCGCCCACGCCATCTACGAGGACTTCACCAACATCGCCGAGAACGACGAGCAGGCCCAGTTCGACCTCGAGGACCGCTACCTCGGCCACCCGACCGAGAGCCACCACGAGCTCTCCTTCGTCCCGCGGTTCCAGGAGATCGAGGCGAAGTTCGACCCCGAGGCCCAGGCCCGTCAGGAGGAGTCCGCCGGCTTCACCGAGGAAGGCGACTCCGTGCTGACCAGCGAGACCGACGACGACTGA